A region of the Culex quinquefasciatus strain JHB chromosome 1, VPISU_Cqui_1.0_pri_paternal, whole genome shotgun sequence genome:
TGACAtataattgtgattttttttttttataaaaaaaaacgaataacaTACAAGCGGAATTGTAAAAAGGGTTCAGCGTACTTCGAgaagtacacagtaaaaaataatgttaacttggatgatgtaattttgaaaggttgcatattacctcttttatgatgtaattttaccgcaatttaaactgaaaaagtgtCATAACACCAGAAAAgtagtaaaattttacatttttagaggtaaaattacacattttttctaacataaaagatgtacaaccccgatggtttgacaccaactggagaacggggtcactttttagtttgacaccccttttacacagagttcacatacactaccaaacgtttgttttgatagtgtgtgacAGTTcgccactttttagtttgacattgtcaaaccaacggggtacaaacaaaaaagtgtcaaacgaaaaacggaccaaccaccgggggttgagtgcactccttcccagatgtaaaattaccatgattttttttactgtgtagtttcaacaaattttgaaaagttttaaaacttaGTTTACAGTaattatgaaaacatttttagaaacgaTTGCTTAAATACGAGGTCGGTTGTGTAGTTGTAAGCGTGGTTACCTCTCACTCCGGAAAAgagttacttttcagcactgtgaTTTATATGTTTTCCTGGTACTTTCTTGTAGGCAGCTTCATACAGCGCCTTCGATTTTTCCGAGAAATGTCCATAGGACAGtcaaggagctattagactatagcaaacaaacaaactcgcactttgttgtatttgacagtttgccaggcTTGCAAACTCGCAAAATAAAGCCAAATGTATGCAGGTTgaagtttctgcaaacaaatgcagccAAACAAACAGAGCGGGAAAACAGTCAAAAAGCTTGTTTGTTGTAGTCTAATATTTCCTTGAGAGTCTCAGGGAAAATCTCAGCAAAAATAAACTTGGCTTGAGGgggattagaaaaaaatatgacagaACAAACTATTTGAGAAATCACAGGCTACTGAGTCGAAAAAATTTTAACGccagaaaatcttttttttttctctttgaaaAGTCTTCCAAcgtctattttttctaaattgtaaaaaaaacgttgtatgaaACTCGGTGCAAAACGCTAATGATATCTTGGAAACCattgatgtaattttcaatgttaaaatgtgaaacttgtttgtttctcaactctttgaaaaaatatgctcagatttttttttaaatctcggaccatattcagggttgttacgggagagtcgaaaaaaaaaatccgcgccaaatccgcgccgacatAAAATCCGAAACCGCGCGAAATCCACGCCATATACAAAAATATCGCGACTAGTCGAGATGGATCACAAACGGTCTTAGACGTCAACTGACAccgcaaaggaaaaaaaaatatcgcgactaacatttaagaaattttattttttaatgaagaaaaactaattcagaaattatttgattaaaaaaactcgttttatgtttaaaggctccaaaagaatgaaagcaaaaaatccatttacaaaaaaaaaaatcctcaagagacggtcaaggcaagggtcgtgaaaagaaaacttcaaaatagaaaatacaatatttaaaaacctaaaaatttaacttcaaaaatataacctcaagttcttccaggatgcttttttcggactggctgcgcttgtgttcgattagattagattagaaaaatataacctcgtaataaaatcaaaatctaaaattataatatgataaaattttaaatttcgaaagtctaaatagtcaaaatcttagaatttttatacagtttgtaatccaaaatcctctagaattttaggattttagaatttaagaatttaagaatttaagaattttataattttaaaattttggaattttagaattttaggattttagaattttagaattttagaattttagaattttagaattttagaattttagaattttagaattttagaattttagagttttagaatttataagctTAAGAATACTAAAAATAGATtggatttgagaattttttctatattgttttgaatttgatatttttcggtttttaaattttgactttttaattttgtttttttttaatcttaaaattttcgattacccaaatttttggtgttttgaatttcagattgcttaatttttgaatttcgaaatttcagattttttaaaatacgattatagaaatctcgaaaaaaaataatctgtattttgttttttttttgttataataaaaactattaaattattgaatgttctgatcttttgaTTTTCGCCAATGTTTCAATttagaaaaacaaaattctaccgattaaattccattccaaaattcaaatgtGGTGGCCAGCTTCTGGCacccaccagaacaagccccaataatagtttttcttacacattctaatgtctatatcttcgtgaaaagtttgtaatatttgatttacaaaattaaaaattgaataaatccaatataaaattaaaaataaatgaggttaaaaatcattactctaaactcaaaagaaattaaatattcagagccggagatgttaagaaatgacaagaaacatataaaaaataatttctacataatcttcatcttcattttttgacgtttcgtactaagaaaatacaaacaaacatttcagaagaaaattcaattaataaaaattatgaaattcttgcactcaaaggaaaaaacaaattatcgtaattcctgataatatttttcttaataacttgaaagGTATTCTATCTCtctcaaattatttatttatcaaaattgccatccgcgcctgagcaaaattagccagcaaatccgcgccagatccgcgcgaaacgcgccatccgggcgatccgcgccgtccgtaacaaccctgcatatTATTTTGCCTTATTTAAATGTATGACGTGAGTTAAAAAccccaaataaaaataaaatgaaaagaaatagaaaatttcacaacaagGTCAAAACATATCAAACAGTAAATGGGATAataatgcgtagaacggcagtatactaCACTCAAACAAATATTTACGCTGAAGTTATGTGAAGTTACgcggtatttttccactagagtTTTTCACATAACTTCTACGTGGTGGCCCTAGCAGAAACAAAACTTTCTAGGTCAAATGTTttcactagagcgtccaatttcccgtcccgggaattcccggaaaaaaatatttcccgtttcccgggaaatttgtaaatttcccgggaattcccaaaattcaagcggaagcatATAATTTCTTaactttcaaaatcaaattattcgctctacagcattgccttggcattctcgattgcgagattcctactcgaaactaagtgtccgaaggcttgattgttgaggcaattgcaaacctctttttacaccttggcttccatccactccgggatttgaactgacgacctttggattgttagtccaactgcctaccagcgactctaccgagacaggacccagggagacgactcctacacctggactgagctaacagaaggcgtgatcagacaaatctcgtctcgaaaaatgccaccggaaccttctgggatcgaacccaagccgactgggtgagaggcacgcttacccctacaccacggtcccggacatTTTTGaacgaatattttgaaaatgccatgaaaaaaaattaatgaaaaaacttatcattattttgttcaattatattCATTGGTGAGTTCATATAtgtatcagattatcagaaattttgatatcGACATTTCTGatgatattaatttctgaagcaactgGAAAAAGATCTTGCATAATGAAAATGATTTACTACAAtgtattcgcaattcgcaattttcagtgtaagaacgggccttgaccgatcttatgcactaggttcccgacgaacacgcactgcccttacacctacatctcacccttgctctgagtcagtacgagcaacacgctagaacacgctttgagtgttcgtgccaggcatgcacaccttcttttccggttacgcattttaactcggccgggggtggtacattacggtagggtttgatgtaagtataagcgcctaaccatttatagtgtgcctatcaacattcataaagcaaaaactgttatatttttagtttgaattcaaaaactaattgttatttactgtgtattgttttctcctgaaatcttccctattgttgagtcgtgtttatctgttgctatttcttttgtcgcggtgttttgttacaatattttggtcctaagcattttataaaagtttttcaaaagtacaaaagtaatatttgcgttaatcctttaatcatttcataaattgagtcagggctcgaacctcacttgcttaagaaaaaggtgaagtttcaaaacaatggacagtgaaagaaatatactatgtaaagaatcaatagtaaaagaaagatagtaatttatgaagaagataaagaaattaacaatagttaataaatagaggtaacaaacatgcttagattgtattgagggcaatttacaggaagatgagaaattattgaaatagataaataaagaaaaggcacatgataaacaaaattgacatcgctgccaaattaagggaaagcagacagtttgttgcagcagcatcaattagtaaaatagagtggaaaagcgttgagaaataagagaatcaaataagtaaaatcgaaatcaaatggaggatagtaaacaaaagccgtttaagaaaatcagtgaaacaaaataaacagatgatagatggtagctggaaatggaaaggagagagaaaaccccgttctgcaacgttcaggtacatccacagcagttgactcaacatactgcgaatcaaaacaataccgtctacaatcacaaattacttccctttcccacattgacgcgcccctttcttctagccgtctcgactctgaccctcgctggtcaaaggtttacgatccgtttccacaggccaccagctaggtcatcatgaaaaccaagccaacgtggaggtaagaaaataggacactcgcaaggaaccagagctatactgtcttgatcaagaatgacctaacaggactacggacgtagtcagtgacgctccttccaggatgttcctcgcctgagcgtcaactgaagagatatcatcagaatcattcgcacttggcctgcaaaaTGATTTACTACAATgtagatacgattttttttacagaattactggtgttattttgtttaaaaaaatatataaacccTTTGCTGTCAAAGTAAGATAAAGAgtttgttaaacattttttgtttaccatgatcataTGAGATGTTCGTACAATTTGAACTACGTGTTTGTGCcatgaaaaaactttcaaacgaAGTCAGTTATAAACCTCAAAATCATGTGACATaataaaaacctttaaaaaatcatttaaaaactactttgtattttttgagaggtgtttaaaaaatggaaaaaatattaattcaaaacataaagtaaaacaaacacgagGAAAATATAAGGACATAATAAAAAGCTGTACCATTTTGTTTAAGGGCTGAAACCAGTATGACTTGTTTTAGAAAAgatatttgccatgaaaaacataatttctgcatgttttttttcacttcagATATGGGTATAGGTCAAACCACATTCTCTCAAACAAGTTTAAtagaattatgatttttgagtatggattcattttactcacttgataaaaaatacttctcattaaaaaaatatctgagatttattgcaatttaaaaaaaacatataaattttcatgtagctgtatgattttttacatgcagtgaaGCAGTTAATTGACACTCATTTTAACTTTTAAAGTCGCTGTCCTTTACAATTTGTTGTATAATATATATCAGAAACAAGTTCaggaacaattttcaatatatttaaaagtTCCCGggaatttagttgaaaatttcccgtttcccgggaaatttgtagccccgggaaattggacgctctagttttcAAGTTGATTTTACGTGTTTTACACGTAAAAGCTATTGGaataaattgatgatttctactttttattttagtaaaCATATGGCTTGTTCGACTTACCACAAAACTAAAACAAACAGATGCTTCGGAAGAGTTCCACAAGCAAGCATCCTTCTCTTCCGAACACCGGCGATGCTTTTCCGTCTCCATTCTCTTCAACGACCCaccgaaaaaaacaaacaacttttgtacacacactctcactttaaGTCAAATTGTAATggcttgttgctgctgctgctgcttcttgaactatattatatattttaacCATTCACTTTTTACTGTTACTGTTTGTTTTTATGCATTTAAATACgttgatttcaattttgttttgtttgttttgcaaataactctAACTCTGTGTTTACATGCACGACTCACTGCTTCGCACttgattattttaaatgttatggtttcttccttttttgttttgtttaatagCAATattattaaagctttttttaaatcacattgatttttctgtttttttcctTACTAAGAagttacttttttttcgttcgaacaaaaataaaaaacacaacTCTCGTTTCCCTCGTGTCCCCTTCGTTCGATCGGTGCCGGAGCCTAGACGAGGGCCGCCCGGACGAACGCGACCAGGGCGGCGGCCTGCATGCCGGCGTTGGCGACAATGTCCAGCGTTAAATTGTCTGTACCAAATCACATCTGTCGGTAGGGCGAGTGGAGCTTCAGATATTGTATGACCAGGCTGGGCCCGCCGCCCACCACTTCCGGCGGAAGCGCCGACAGGGGACAGTTTTCGATGCTCATGATGGCCAGGTTCTGGCACAGGGCCAGCTCGTACGGGAGTTTCACCAGCGAGGCGTTATCGTTGATGTAGAGCGACTCGAGGTTCTCGAGGGTGCCGATTTCCTCCGGCAGATATTGGAGATTGTTTTCGCCGACGGACAGATACGTCAGGTTGGTGAGGTGTCCGATGGTGCGGGGAAGCGACTGGAGGGCGTTCGACTGCAGGATCAGCTTCTGCAGGTCGTGCAGCAGGCCGATCTCCGACGGAAGCGACTCCAGCCGGTTCTCCTCGAGGTCGAGCACGCGCAACTTTTTCAGGTTGCCGATCGTGTTCGGGATTCGCTTCAGCATGTTGTTGGACAGGATCAAAATCTCCAGGTTCTGCAGGCAGTGGATGTCATCCGGGAGCTTGGCGAGCGAGTTCGTGCCAAAGTTAAGCTCCACCATCTGGGACCAGGTGCCAATGTCGAGCGGAAGCGACGTCAGCGCGTTCTCCTTCATGTTCAGCTTGGTGAGTCCTTTGGCGCGCGAAAAGATGCCGTACTGAATCTTGTCGATCTGGTTGTGCTCCATGTTAATACTGGTCACATTGGTGAACTGGGCCGGCCCACCGGACGGGTAGCTGTGGAACGCGTTCCGCGACAGGGTGATGGTGGTCAGGTTGCTCAAGCTGGCCAGCAGCCCGTCCGGCAGCTGGCTGATGCTGTTGCCCTCCACGTTGAACTCGTCCATGTGGATGCAGTTGCGCAGCGAGACCGGGATCGCCGTCAGCTGGTTGTACCTGAAAAAGGAACGCGAGATTGCAGATTTTCGCGATGCCGAAAGCTTCTTGAACTCGATCAGTATCGTCTCAAGGCTTTGTAcggggtagcaatccaaaatttcgcgaaccCTCTCCCATGTCGGGACGTGCCATTCAAGTATCtaaagttcttcgtcatgatggttatcCTTGTAGCATTAACACTGCACTTTTTCTCTTCCAACTGCCACTGCATTCTAATCACTGGGAAGAGTTTTGCAGCTGCTGGAGACCAATTTGATGCAGTACTCCAGAGTTGAGTCACGACTTCTTTCTGTTAGGTCCCGTCGCTTCTGGTTGAAATACTGCTTGAAAAGTAGATCGCTTAACCATTCGGCATAGTACCCCCACACCGAGTCACGATATTGGTCGAGTTCAAGTTGatctgtaacaaaaaaaaaaaaagaagacgtGAGCCACCCTCACCTCAACCCGAGCCGCTGCAGGTTGGCCAGATTTCCTATCGTCTCGGGAATGTCGAGCAGGTCGTTGTGCTGCAGGTCCAGCGCCGTCAGGTTGACGCAGTTGCCGATCGCCTCGGGCAGATGCTTCAGGTGGTTGTGGGACAGGTCGAGCGTGGTGAGGTTCCGCAGGTGCCCGATCGCGGCCGGCAGTTCGTGGATTTTGTTCTCGCGCAGGCTGAGCATCGTCAGGCTGCTGAGGTTCTTCAGATTGTCGCCGACCACCTTGATCCGGTTGAAGCGCAGGTAGAGCGTGGTCAGCGTGTGCAGCTTGTAGATGACGTCGGGGATTTCGGACAGCTTGTTGTGCCGCAGGTCGAGCACTTTGAGCGCTTTCAGGTTCTGCAGCGAGTCCGGCAGGGAGGTGAGCGAGTTTTCGTTGAGGGCCAAGGTTTTCAGGTTGGAGAGGCAGCCGATTTCTACGGGGAGGGAGCTGATTTTGTTGCCGTACAGGTAGAACTCAATCAGGCTGGTGCAATCCTTGACGGACGGTGGAATGACGGTAATGGAGGATTTGCTGAGGTCCAGCCGTAGGATGTTTTCCTCCTTGCAGCGCTGAAACTCCTTGATGACATCCACATCGGCCTGGATCGCTTTGCCCTTTTTGGTGGTCGGCTTGGGCTTGTTCGACTCGGGGTGCTTCACTGTGACCACCTTGGGACGGATTTCGGCGGGCATTTCGCTGCTGGTTGCTCCTCCTCCGGTGGACGACGAGGACGTTCCGGGTGCGTTACCGGACGAGTAACCGCTGCTTGTGTGTCCGGAAGTGCTCGTTCCACCGGAGCTTCCCAGATTCATGCCTCGTTCGTTCGTTTTTGGGGAGGTCGTTCGTGTTCTGCCCAAGGTCTTCGCTGACTTTGTCTGTGGTGCAATCACGCAACGTGTTATCTACAGTGACTGTTggacgttgattttttttcgcggAGACCTCCTAGCAGCGATCCATgcttgtctctctctctctctctctgtctcgtCACGGGACGGCCACTCGCACGTTGCTTGCTGATAGGAGCGTCGTTATCTCTTGACGTGCAGTTCAGACGTGTACGATGCAAATTGTCACACACCAGCGAGATCTGcaattgaaattattattattattagctAGAGCACAGTAGATTTGTAAACAGGTTCGACTTGGAAGAACAACTgggcaaaaacaacaacaactcgtAAAACGGAAGACGATGGTTACGAGAGATTGACCTTCGGGACATTAGGGTAGATAGTTGGcacatattttgcaaaaaaaaaaaaaaaaaacaattctccaatgaaataataattcgGACGGTGAGCCAGCCCCGTCCCACACATAATCAGAGCTCTTCTTTAGTCATCGGTCTTACACAAACTTGAACTTCAGTGCCTCAAGTGCACACAGTAAGCACTGACTGGCTGGCAGTAGGCAATGCACCACCTTAAAGTCAAGGTGAACCGACCTCCGAGGTTCACCACACACAACAGAGAAGGCCATGGTCACTACGCCACACTACTCACTGTGTGGTCCAGGGAGAACCCGTTCGTAGTAGGCCAAACGCCTCCCTCCGTAGGTCTCGAGACCTGTCAAAAAATTTTGGGAGAGAGGAAAATTTCTGTTCCCCATCCCACCAAACAgtggccagccagccagccagcagcaGGAGGATGAAAAAAAACGTCATTTTGCACACACCACCGAAAAAGGTGCCACTTTTCAAGGGTACCGCGCTGCCGTTCGGAGCACGGCTCCCGGAAGTTGGTCACCTCTTTTGCGAGCCCCCGCGGATGCTTACCACAACAAACTTGCCAATTTAACAGACAAAGCAAAATCTCCTGAAgaaatcccgtttttttttctttcctttcCAACTTTTCTTGCCTTCTTCTGGCTGTGTTGGCTGGCTGGGGAGGAGACAATCCACGAGACTCACTTTTATCCTGTGGCACTTCTGCTCAACGAATGGACAATTGCTATGGCAAAGGCCCATCATCATCAACCAGAAATTCCCTCCCTCTCTTTCTCTTCAAACATTATTCTCTCACTCTCCGGCTCTCACTGCTCACTCCTTCTTCTAGTACGGACTTCAATCGCCTTGTGCTGCTGTGTTGCCCATCCGAGTGAgagtttttcaatcaaatttggcGAGAATTTCTACTTTCTACACACAATCTCAAATATGGGAGCACTATTGGGACAGGgttcacaacaaaaaaatttaccgataattttttaattaaaatcaacaTGTTAAGAATACttgttttgaactatttttttttttcttgaaccaTTGTggacatttctggagtttttttttttaaaggtcctataaaccaaatttttattttttgctttttgtgtgtttttgaatacccctgactcaaggcggttctaaaaacacccaaaaagcaaaaaattaaaatttggtttattggaccttttaaaaaaaactccagatttgaacTTGGAACACTCTTTTTTCACTGggacactttttttcaatttcagactgtttgctgtttttgcatatcgGACACATGCAGGGTAggtcgactaacaagttctttagcaaaaatgtcgccctccttaaacaatttggcgccctcagcaggacccaagagaaactttgcattttgcaaatttgccaagctgccgatttgtgctgcgccttcaTGAAAAAGATAtagcaaaaaagtgacttatgctgactgcggaattctgcagaagctgcagaaatcctgcaattctgcaagtacgggaatagacctactaactgtaacgtttcacaatgataaaatagttgtttaaccacttttttcttttaaaacccgaaaaatgaaccctccatacaaaatttttaaattttgtatgaagattttgttacgagggggggagggggtcaaaCGCACGGTTTGTacaatcgcactttgctgagttcgttttcgcacctccccatacgattttttcagttcaactacaattaaacttttttgtgtaatcgcagtcgaactgaaaaaatcgtatgaaaagtgcgaAAATGatctcagcaaagtgcgattttcagttacagtgcacTAAACGCACctcttgttttgaaaacattcccTGACAGGTGCAACTCTTTCGCTCTCCACGCACGCTCTCTTCGCAGACGCTCTCCCTTGCTCTCTTTTTCTTTAGAtacacacatacaaacacatACTTGCACACAATGTGGCGGAGGCCTCCTTCGATCCGATTTTGGGAAAAGATGGAAAATTTCGCTTACCCAGAGAAATTAATCTCAAATTCCAGCTTCTTTTCCTCTAACACGTACTCCTTGGTAGTATAGAATGTGCCCACAATCCGATCGTAACTGCTTTTGCCTGGTTTATTTTATTTGCACAAAAAACTGCACGGAACAACCCGGACGGGTTCACTTGCAAAACGAGTCTGCTGCTggctttgaaaatgtttttcaaccttttctcCGCTCTcttctctttttctctctcgCGCTAGCCAGGGTCGGACTCATTCATCCGCGAAACATGACAGCCGAGCACGTTTCGAAAATGTTGACTTAATTTTAGGTTGGTTTTACACAATTCTTTCAACCTCAACTACATGTGCACTCAAATTTAAAGCCCGACCCGCCCGAccatgattattttcaaaaacatttttgctgaaaaagTAAAACGCATACAAATTGTAATgaaagcacagacaaacagacgtgactctccatacaaattatttttgaaatccatcgtcctaatctctaatctaatctaaccctagcgcagccagtctttcgagggcatcctggaaaatgccttaggttgattaacgcctagcatcctcttgtcattattaacaattgcagtgccccattgcattaaattgcattgaaacatcacaaacgttaaagcggccaggccaactgcgtaaagttcaccgcaaagatgattcgttgaattggattgagtttgaacacgaatgttcaaacagcaatacagttctgaatctacaggggaggaagaaacgtggggatccccccgctcacgttcctgtttttagagcaatgaatcgttgggagcaccatgctaagaaattttggtgctccgggaccctcgaggatgggacattgtatttccacaaatgccctggacactatttgccatggttatagcgccacaactcgctctctgttgatgagataatgttaaaataattattatgaaaatacaaatttttgatttacaCAACACATTAAAATTTCGTTCAGATTAAGCTGAtacatgaaaaaatgatttctagTATAACAAACAAATAGCGGAAAACGTACACAGAAATAtgattggaaaataaaaaaatgtggacTGACCTTGATTAATAAACAGAACGCCAACACACTCTGAAACAGGAAAAATCTTACCTCACATAACAGCTTCTTTAGTCCCTACCGTTCTGAATTATGTTTTCCCTCGCTCACCAACTTTGGCTCGGCAAGCCAGTCAGAGAACGCTTTTTCACCAGTCGTCAGGTAATGCACCAGCCGCATCGCACAGCCGCTTTCGCATTTAAGCCGAGTAAACGCTGCAGCTCAGCATAGCAAATTCAGGTTGCCTCCAACGCCCCCTTTCGATGCCGTCAGAGTTTCCTA
Encoded here:
- the LOC6033975 gene encoding leucine-rich repeat protein soc-2 homolog, which encodes MNLGSSGGTSTSGHTSSGYSSGNAPGTSSSSTGGGATSSEMPAEIRPKVVTVKHPESNKPKPTTKKGKAIQADVDVIKEFQRCKEENILRLDLSKSSITVIPPSVKDCTSLIEFYLYGNKISSLPVEIGCLSNLKTLALNENSLTSLPDSLQNLKALKVLDLRHNKLSEIPDVIYKLHTLTTLYLRFNRIKVVGDNLKNLSSLTMLSLRENKIHELPAAIGHLRNLTTLDLSHNHLKHLPEAIGNCVNLTALDLQHNDLLDIPETIGNLANLQRLGLRYNQLTAIPVSLRNCIHMDEFNVEGNSISQLPDGLLASLSNLTTITLSRNAFHSYPSGGPAQFTNVTSINMEHNQIDKIQYGIFSRAKGLTKLNMKENALTSLPLDIGTWSQMVELNFGTNSLAKLPDDIHCLQNLEILILSNNMLKRIPNTIGNLKKLRVLDLEENRLESLPSEIGLLHDLQKLILQSNALQSLPRTIGHLTNLTYLSVGENNLQYLPEEIGTLENLESLYINDNASLVKLPYELALCQNLAIMSIENCPLSALPPEVVGGGPSLVIQYLKLHSPYRQM